The Candidatus Zixiibacteriota bacterium genome includes a region encoding these proteins:
- a CDS encoding DUF362 domain-containing protein, giving the protein MTRSKVAVVKTNAEQVVGDYRRLLELIDYKSILDFNRDTILKLNLSWTKYFPACSSQPWQVEGVVRTLLEDGFPRERLFPVENKTVVTNPVEGAENNLWMPVLRQHGLRFTPLPDVEWTVYRFKEKLLKLDQIFPEGIEIPKMYVGKQIIHLPTVKTHGHSTTTGAIKNAFGGLLKEVRHYAHKYIHEVLVDLMIMQRELHPRILAVMDGTVAGDGAGPRTMTPHGKNLILASCDSVAIDSVAAKLMGFDPISIPYLRMCHERGLGVADLREIEIVGEDISEINFHFKVKKSFVIWGDQMLRKGPLRFLERIALHSPLVVWAPAASNFYHDLLWYPTVGKSIIRRFARTEWGQLFEQYKSGRNLQYSSDLQVQKK; this is encoded by the coding sequence ATGACACGATCCAAAGTAGCTGTCGTTAAAACCAACGCCGAACAGGTCGTCGGGGATTACCGTCGCCTGCTCGAACTGATCGACTACAAGTCCATCCTGGACTTCAATAGAGACACGATCCTGAAACTCAACCTCTCCTGGACCAAGTACTTCCCAGCCTGTTCGTCGCAGCCCTGGCAAGTCGAAGGGGTTGTCAGGACTCTGTTAGAAGATGGGTTTCCCAGGGAGCGACTCTTTCCTGTCGAGAACAAGACTGTGGTTACCAACCCGGTCGAGGGAGCGGAAAACAACCTCTGGATGCCGGTGTTGCGTCAGCACGGTCTCCGGTTCACGCCGCTGCCGGATGTCGAGTGGACTGTTTACCGATTCAAGGAAAAGCTGCTCAAGCTCGACCAGATCTTTCCCGAGGGGATCGAGATTCCAAAGATGTACGTCGGCAAGCAGATTATTCATCTGCCCACGGTCAAAACCCACGGCCATTCGACCACCACCGGGGCGATCAAGAACGCGTTCGGCGGCCTGCTCAAAGAGGTGCGCCATTACGCTCACAAGTACATTCATGAGGTTCTGGTTGACCTGATGATCATGCAGCGCGAGCTGCACCCCCGCATATTGGCCGTCATGGACGGGACAGTCGCGGGCGACGGGGCCGGGCCGCGGACCATGACTCCTCACGGCAAGAATCTCATCCTGGCCTCGTGCGACTCGGTGGCGATTGATTCGGTGGCCGCGAAACTGATGGGGTTCGATCCGATTAGTATCCCGTACCTGCGCATGTGTCACGAGCGCGGGCTGGGGGTGGCTGACTTGCGAGAGATCGAAATTGTTGGCGAAGACATCTCCGAGATCAACTTCCACTTCAAAGTGAAGAAGTCATTCGTGATTTGGGGCGACCAGATGCTGCGGAAGGGGCCGCTTCGGTTCCTCGAGCGCATAGCGCTGCACTCGCCTCTAGTCGTCTGGGCGCCGGCGGCGAGCAACTTCTATCACGACCTGCTCTGGTACCCGACTGTAGGCAAATCCATCATCCGCCGCTTTGCCCGCACCGAATGGGGGCAGTTGTTCGAGCAGTACAAGTCCGGCCGAAACCTGCAGTACAGTTCAGACCTTCAGGTCCAAAAAAAATAA